A portion of the Limanda limanda chromosome 3, fLimLim1.1, whole genome shotgun sequence genome contains these proteins:
- the mafa gene encoding transcription factor Maf — MASELAMSNSDLPTSPLAMEYVNDFDLMKFEVKKEPVEPDRNISQCSRLIAGGSLSSTPMSTPCSSVPPSPSFSAPSPGSGSEQKSHIEDFYWMSGYQQQLNPEALGFSPEDAVEALINNSHQLQSFDGYSRSQQFSGAAGAGGAMAGEEMGSAAAVVSAVIAAAAAQNGGAHHHHHHHHHHQGPGGQSNGISGSNHAHLRPEDRFSDEQLVTMSVRELNRHLRGVSKEEVIRLKQKRRTLKNRGYAQSCRYKRVQQRHVLEGEKTQLIQQVEHLKQEISRLVRERDAYKEKYEKLISTGFRENGSSSDHNPSSPEFFM, encoded by the coding sequence ATGGCATCAGAGCTGGCAATGAGCAACTCCGACCTGCCCACCAGTCCCCTGGCCATGGAATATGTTAATGACTTCGATCTGATGAAGTTTGAAGTGAAAAAGGAGCCGGTGGAGCCCGATCGCAACATCAGCCAGTGCAGTCGCCTTATCGCCGGGGGATCCTTGTCTTCCACCCCGATGAGCACGCCCTGCAGCTCGGTGCCCCCTTCCCCAAGCTTCTCGGCGCCCAGTCCGGGCTCGGGGAGCGAGCAGAAGTCACATATAGAGGATTTCTACTGGATGTCCGGGTACCAACAGCAGCTGAATCCAGAGGCGCTGGGCTTCAGCCCCGAGGACGCGGTCGAGGCGCTGATCAACAACAGTCACCAGCTCCAGTCGTTCGATGGCTACTCCAGGAGCCAGCAGTTCTCTGGCGCCGCCGGGGCAGGAGGCGCCATGGCCGGGGAGGAGATGGGCTCCGCCGCGGCGGTGGTGTCGGCGGTCATCGCTGCGGCGGCGGCTCAGAACGGAGGGgcacaccaccaccatcaccaccaccaccaccaccaggggCCCGGCGGCCAGAGCAACGGCATCTCGGGCAGCAACCACGCACACTTGCGCCCGGAGGACCGGTTCTCGGACGAGCAGCTGGTGACCATGTCGGTGCGGGAGCTGAACCGGCACCTGCGGGGGGTCAGCAAGGAAGAGGTGATCCGGTtgaaacagaagaggaggacCCTAAAGAACAGAGGCTACGCGCAGTCCTGCCGGTACAAGCGGGTCCAGCAGCGGCACGTCCTGGAGGGGGAGAAGACGCAGCTCATCCAGCAGGTCGAGCACCTCAAGCAGGAGATCTCCAGGCTGGTCCGGGAGAGGGACGCGTACAAAGAAAAGTATGAGAAGCTCATCAGCACCGGCTTCAGAGAAAATGGATCCAGCAGCGACCACAACCCTTCATCCCCGGAGTTTTTCATGTGA